Below is a genomic region from Oreochromis niloticus isolate F11D_XX linkage group LG13, O_niloticus_UMD_NMBU, whole genome shotgun sequence.
TACAAAAGAATTCAACCTAAATGATAGTTTGATTATTCAAATGCTCTGTGCAAACGTCCACAAAAAACTGTAGTACTTGAAAAAGTGTGACAGTATGAGAGCAGACAGGGTGCAGCTGCTGCACCTCGTCTGCAGCAGCTGCCCTTGTCTGTGTCCACAACCAAGCAGAATTGCTAGCTAATATGTAAACAGACAGGACAGATAGGACAGATCTCGGTGTCTATGTAGGGCTTGAGTTTGTGGTATGTTTTTGTAAACACATTACCTGAGAAATGAGTGCCTGCTGAGGCTGTGGAAGCTGAagtaagaagagaaaaaaaggtgaACTTTTTGTTGAAATGAAACAACATATTTACACCCAAATCAAAGACACATATTGCGCTGTCATAACGTACCCAACAGCTGTTCACTAACAGATTCTTACAACATAAATAATACGTAAGATGTAAACATGCTGCGCAGCCATATCAAATTACAATTAgcttatttacatatttacattacatTGTCTTGGGAGAAAATTGAAAagtgactaaaaaaaaatagcagaaatgGATTTTATGTTAATTTTGAAGATTTCAAAATGATCTTACAAAACTTTAAGATTTAGCCAACTTATGGTCAGTTTCGAAACAACCCTTCTGTCTACTGTAACACATCATAGGGTGATGATATATAAAACAATCAGCGAAATCTAAATTTAAAGCAAAATGTCAATAAGAATCTAAACTAAAAAGGATATTTTCCAAGGTAAGGAAATACAGTGTGACACAAAGAAAAGTAAAGGCCGGTGAGATACCTGATGAGGTACATTGTACAGCTGCTGCTGGGGGGGTTGTTGGGGaggttgctgctgttgttgctgctgctgctgctgttgttgctgctgctgttgttgttgataCTGCTGAAGCGCTGTATTGATTTGAGACtatggacatttaaaaaaaacaaaagggggGCAGTAGCAAAGAGCGTCAAATGTGACCAGGGAAAAGACACACAGATGTCTTACTATGCTTAGCATTACTCTGTTGTGACTGACCTGCTGTAATGCTGCTGCAGCGGCTGCTGCAGCTTGCTGTTGCAAAGCAGCAGTTTGCTGAGAGAGCTGATAGTTTGCAGCAGACTGGTTGCTGAGAGAGGCTGCAGCCAAGGCTGACTGCTGAGAGTAAACAGCAGGAGATGCTCCCAGAAGAGATGGCTGCTGCACTCCGAGAGCTGTGGGGGGTGTGGGGTATAATGTGAAATGTGAGTGTAATTGCACCGACGGGTAAAGTGGTAATGACATTTGATCTGATTGCGCTATACTCACAGTGCAGGCTGTTGAGGTCCAGAGACTGTCCTGTGTGGCCTGGCTGGGACACTGCTGTGGCAGCAAACTGAGTCGCCCACGGCGGATTTTTCTGTCCCCCGAACTGGGCCATGACTCATTCAGATTAAGGGCAGCCTTTTTTCTCCAGGCCAATGCTGTCACTATAAACATAAACCAAAAGTCAAGAGAATTAGTAGCAATTTGATCACACGGTCACGACTCTAGAGGTAAAACTTGAACTTGCTTGAATGCCAGCAGCTACTCTTTAAGTGCCTATCGGGgtaccagtgtgtgtttgtgtgtgacacACTGCGTGTGCAAGAATAGATGTTACTTGTGGTGGATGTATAACAGTCAAAAACCTGCATGAATATCAAGCAGGGAGTCTGGCCTGGCTTTAACTTATGTCACCATTTACTTTGCAAAGCGTGTTACACATAACAAGGGCAAAGCAAGGGTGCACAGAACAACAAATGAAGACTAAAACCACGTCCGGTGAAGCATTTCAACTCTGATAGGCCAAATGTTTCCCttctatatataaaaaaaaaactgacatcTGTCTACAGATAAGACATTTATCACTCACAGCTCATGGTGATGATGTTGAAGCTGAGTGCACTTGCCAAAATAATCTTCACATATGGAGTATACTCTTTCTATGATGGTAACACGAGGGAATCCAAAAAGAAAACTATACTAATTATttaatgaggggaaaaaaacgtGTTCTCATAGTTATCTCTAGGACTCTTCAGATTAGCATATGCTGACACAGCAACTAAAACGGGCTCAAAGGCTGTCCAGCTAACGTTAGCTACTCACTGAGAGTATGCTAGCGTGAGCAGCTAGGCTACTTAACGTTTACGTTCGTCTAGTGAGCTAATGTTGTTATTGTTGAAGGTAACAACAAGCTGACTCAAGCTTTTGTAGCTACGTTAATTTTGCTTGGGCAGTACCTTTCAAAAGTCCCCAGTTTGACtacaaatatattaaaatgcAGCATGGCTACTGTACGACAGATACGGTAGCAACACATATAGAGCTAACACGTAGCATTTTCGCATCGTTAGCTTTGTTGCCAGATTAGCCTCGTGCTAGATTTGTTGTCGAAAGCGAGGCCCGAATTAAGCTCACTGGCTCTTGCAGTGAATAACCAGTGTTTTAAAAGCATAGTAATACACAGCGTAATGATGGCAGGCTCTCTCTTGCATGCAATTTAAGAGTGCACgttacatttacattaaatatttataattatttaggTAATAAAGATTTTCATTAAAACACTGTCAACAGTGCTTACCGTTGTCTCCCTGCACCGGTCTATTACGGATAGAGAACGCGCATGCGCAGAATGGAAACCCCGATCTGTGCTCCACATCCAGCAAACGGTAGAGAGAGTAGTTCAAATATTTACTTGTAATCGTGTGCATATGGTGGTGGTAATTCCAGCACTTCCTTACTTCATGTAGGAATATAAAGAAGAACAATAGTCTGTTACTACTGATTTTAAAGGTTAGGACATGCTTAGgctaaaattaaaatgtaatatcTAGGCTAATTAAGATAATCCAGCTATTAGGCTacctaattttttatttttatttttatttttttacagccGGTAAAAATGTAGAAGTTgttaaacacagcaaaaaatataACGAACTGCTTATACAGGTatcattatatattatatttcacACCATCACACCAACCCATGCTCTTTTCCTCTAGCCACTCAGCTCCATTTTCACTCCTCCTATGTGAATGTCCAAATCATGTCAGCCTTGCTTCTCTACGTTTTTCTCCAAACAGCTGTCTCTGAAACTCTACTCATCAGGTCAATTCCAGTGAAAATCTCAGCATCTTCAGGTCTAGCACCTCTAGCTAGACCTGACCTCCTACCGCTCTGCTACCATTTTCAAACAAGCTGCATGTCTGACTTAAGCACTTAAATACTATGAAGCTACTTTCAGTGCCTCCCTTATTCACGAGGACTCACTGAGGCAGGTGGCTTCACTTTTGATCTAGTACATTTTTACACTGGATATTCTTCCTGACACATTGCTTGTATCTAGTAGCATTGATGTAACTTAATATTGATCATGAACACCACAAATGCACCAATCCTTGAAATAGGAAAATCAGCCTTAGATGCCCATGATTTAGGATGATTCAATCCCTAAAATGCATCTAAAGGATGGAAGAATGAGAAGGATTATTGGAAGAGACATACTCAAATGGCATAGCACAAGGGGACCACGACTGTTTAAAGAACTTCTCCTTTTTTATTCCTACATTTATTAGTTATTTAAGGTGATCAAACTTTTTGAAAAAGATCAAATATCTTTTCACGTTTGTGCCACGTTGCGAAAAGGATTACAAGCCGCCTGTTACAATATATAAATTTTACAGTGGTTGAGAGAGGCAGGGTAGAGTGGGTGCAAAGGGTGTCAGGGACCTCCAAAATTTAACGGCAAGTATTTCGTACTGTGGCTTCATAAACTCTAAGGAATGGGGCTCAGGCTACAATAAAAAGATGGatgctttttttcacattcaagCTCTAATATCTATAAACCATTCACTAAATGGGCTGCTTTAAGGattatatgacttgtaataggAACTGTAAATGAAATATCCACCCCCACTTGTAAAACTTTGGTTTCTAAGGcttcaaaatatattttaaatacactgCCCCAAATGTACTGGGGATTTCAAGCATCTATCATTCTGTGTTAACTTGAGCTACACTCCAGAGGGTCTATAGTCACAGTGATAATTCAAGAGATTTAccatggaaaatgtgaaggactTAACTCGAGTAGTTTTGTCAATAttggaatatttaatattttttacaaatCTGTCTTCCTCTCTCATGTTGCATTAAAACACTTTGCTTTGGTGCACGTGTGGACGATGTTATACAAAAGCTTCCTTTCCTAACTGAGTAGCTTTTTCTTCTAGGACATAACACCAGCGAATTAAAGGTCACAATAAACATCAGATTTCAAATAGTGAACTTTAATGTAATGAAGTAATTACATTGGACCACATAAATTCAGGATACATATAAACTGTTATCCTACCTCAGTATCTTTGTATTTCATGTACAGATTACCGTACTGGCAGATTCTTTGTCATTCGGTATGCGGCAGCAGCCGGTGGATCATTTTATCAAAACATCCCTCTAAACAGTCTTAACCGATGCCACGCACGTTCAAAATATAcagtatttataataaataaaaacacaccatTTACAGGGTTCTGcttacacagaaaaacatgactgAACCTTCTGTAAACAGACATACAGTTAATGACCTCTACCTGGCAACTGGGTGAATACAGTATGTATAGAACTCTTAACAGTATACAGTATAGTAGGTAATTTTCTGTTCCTCAGTATTATGATTTAGAACAGTAATGTGTGGAAATACTACAGTGCTGCGTATATAACAAGGTTTATGACTGTGTCGGCTGGGGAACTTTCTCGTCTTGCAATTTGCGCTCCACTTCTGAGAAAACCTTTGCACTGATTTCATCCACTTCATCTTCCACCTGGAAAAAATGAGAATGtacaaattatttttatataaaagtgatatttttatgatatatatttttttttaaatctaacaaAGCTTTCAACTGAGCTTTGGAAAACCCATCAGCTGTAAAATGATTACTTCCTGCTGAATATTGTGTGGGCCCCACCTTGTACGGCAAGAGGAGCTCTGAAGGTGTATAGCAAATGTGTGCATGTaaaagtaacatccacatggacCCAGGGTTTCCCTAAAATATTTCCTAATCACAATTCCTCTGCTAGCTTGCCTTCTTCATATAATGCATCCTGGTGGCATCAAGCCTGACCTAAAGGAAAACACGATTCATCAAACCACGCCACGCTCTTCTCTTGGTTCCATGATCGATTTCTGATCTTCACATGTCCTCTGTAGGCAAATGTGTATGTAGATCAACACAGACGCTCTATCTGGTCTGTGGATACTGTACACAGCCCACATGCAACAAGCTGCATTACTCTGTGTATACCAAACACCCTTCTTTAATAGCCAGCACTAACATTTAAGTATTTATGCTCCAGTAGCTTTCAATgggaaacaaacaaattaacatttaaaataatgagaCCAGCAAAGGCTTAAACTAGTTTTCTacttttgaaagaaaaataggagaaataaaaaacagctCATTTCTAAAGGGACGCACTAACAATCATTTTGAACAAATGAATAATGCAAAACCACTCTAGAAGAGTCCAAGACTAAAAATATGAAGCAGAAATTATcttaacaagtccactttaaaGTGACAGCAGAATTTTCTGTATGTGATGACTTATTTATCCAAACAAGAGTTTCTCAAACTTGATATCAGAAGAgtttacacaaaaacacaagttaTCCCAGAACATCTCTGCTGATAATCACCTGTTCCACTTTGTCCACTTCAGGGATATAAAACTGCATCATGTTCTGGATCCCATTTTTCAGTGTGACTGTAGAACTGGGACACCCTGTGCAGGAACCAACCAGCTTCAGCTTGACTACTCCGTTCTCAAAACCCTTAAAGATGACATCACCTCCATCCTCCTGCACTGTAGGTCTTGTGATTAAGAGTAACCGTATCAATCGGTACAGAACAggacagagaaacagagagattAAGACCGTTATCTCGGCACAACTATCTCTTAGAACAATAATGACATCTTTttttgtgaatgtgagtgaaGCAGTGGGGTAAATACTTTCTGAAGTGCAACTGTGGTTTACTTAAGCAGCTCTCAACAGTACTGAGAAATCTCTACCTGATTCTGGTGTCCAGAAGCTCCTTTATGATAGACAcaatatcatcatcatcttcagaATGACCTACAGTAAAGGGAAAtgtaaaacatgtaaatatttacACAATTTCAAGTCAAAACTTTCATGTTTTCACACTGTACACTCACTGCTTTCATGGTGCACTGCTCCTATTGTTATCGGCTCACCACTCTCAAAGAACTTAGCAATGGCCTCCAGAGCGTGACGCTTAATGTCCGTCCACTCAACATCCTCGTCTGTCTGATAGGAAAACAAACATCTCATGTATTATATGATTAGACTATAACTACAAAGACAAACTGTAAGAGGACATTAAATACTTACTTTAGTGACAGTAATGAAGTCGGGGCCAAAGAACACACTCTGTACTCCTTCAATTTCAAAGAGGTCTCTGAGAGAAACACATTATCATGTTCagtaagaaataaaaaacatatcATGAAACAATGAAGTCCTTTTGGTCTGTTTTGTGATTACAAATCAGACTCAGGATAAGACTAAATGTGCTAAGGAAGCCAGTGTCTCTCCTCGTGAATCCACTGAGGACCAAGATGTTATTTTCAGGACCTACAGCTGTCACATCAGCTGTACATATTATTCAGCCAAGCAACCCCATCATGATCAGAACTGAAAACACCATAAGCATAAAAGCAAAAGAGATATCCTCACACTCAAACCTATGACACATAGgatattctttttttaataacatgACATGAATGCATTGAAATTGTAAATGTACAGCCTCTCATTTTTCCATATTTCATATCCACCTGCAAGCAGGCACTTAATAAGAATAACATATTCACTCATGATCGCTTTAATTGGTTCGCCTGTGCAACTGTTCATTATGAAATTATCTAAACATCCAATCACATAGCAGTAACTGCAGTTATTTTAGCATATTCACACAGTTAAGATGAGCTGCTGAAGTTCTATCCAAGCATCAGAATGATGCCATTGAACATcatgactttgaatgtggcatggttgccTGTGCAGGACGAGTTGGTTTAAATATTTCAGCAACTGTTTATCTCACGGGTCTCAAACTCAAATGAGCTGTGGGCCTTTTGTTTATAAAGAATGGTcccaaaaaaacagagagagagaaaatagcCAGTGAGTGACAGACTGCTTAAAGCTGACAGGAAGGCTACACTGGCTCAAACCTGCCCTGCAGGAAACCaaaaaaaagctaaactaaTAAACTAAACTACCAAAAAAAATCGATCTGAAGAGTCTTGATTTGTGTGACATTCAGATAGTGGGTCAGAATttagtgtaaacaacatgaaaccatagatccatcctgccttataTTAACGGTTCAAGTTGTTCATGGTATAATTTTGTGGGAGATATTTTCTTGAAACACTCCGGAGGTCTAACCTAGTACTAGCACGGTGTACCTTATGAAGTAAGCATACAGTATAATTCTTCTTGTTTTAGTGCTAGCCCAAATCTGCTTACACGTGCCTCCCAAGGCTTCAAATGTGTTTGAAGTACAACACTAACTCTGGCACACAACCTGGCTAAAGAAGAACATCCAGCCGAGCTTGGAGAAGGAAAGTCAAGTGTTCCGCTTCCCAGGACGGGTTTACCGGGAAGAAACTTCAGGCTCCTGGGGTTCGGTGTATCTTGAGTCTGGATGGACAGGTGTCTTACTGTAAGACATTATATAACCATCAGCTCAGGAAATAACATAATGCAGTGAA
It encodes:
- the zgc:110319 gene encoding NFU1 iron-sulfur cluster scaffold homolog, mitochondrial, translated to MAARMRWGLQQLLRTRNTAHFRFPQQTRSSYHSLSTTQSFRRVQPHLGIGATQFSIRHLSIQTQDTPNPRSLKFLPGKPVLGSGTLDFPSPSSAGCSSLARDLFEIEGVQSVFFGPDFITVTKTDEDVEWTDIKRHALEAIAKFFESGEPITIGAVHHESSHSEDDDDIVSIIKELLDTRIRPTVQEDGGDVIFKGFENGVVKLKLVGSCTGCPSSTVTLKNGIQNMMQFYIPEVDKVEQVEDEVDEISAKVFSEVERKLQDEKVPQPTQS